One genomic window of Carassius auratus strain Wakin chromosome 14, ASM336829v1, whole genome shotgun sequence includes the following:
- the LOC113113603 gene encoding uncharacterized protein KIAA1211-like isoform X4, whose amino-acid sequence MAGFYSCFGDKNDCDIMASGSPDVTVTTEQPEAAEECSGKKKSKFQTFKNFFVKKKRKESPAPSSESGLKASQSSDDVNTSEPTISHANSDNDCGSKINMGSKTMSHDSVFVSDSPSSETREGLGESQDGIHGKVKSLQLQLKQAIRLGSPPSLQSGRKGEDTGALSEDDGLPCSTVLATPLHSSVDLTQSSLSIEASESEDDQMSCEASSRPGTPQGSVPADFSLPASSVSCLDSSAARHRIAVKASACAKRKPVSRQMLVKRRDLRERVLLRDTEDKLRMMVTTIEEEHKDLPGEQVNDSDRESFASEQEEEDVSDSSQCQKTSPTSSISAGDISEEEEHVPGEDHIPKYEIPESSWESPVTLELQAEDFLLDTGCEVVPEERGSLLEEVLSSLKSPLVSGLALEHENMLLQSEVQDISGESVAAQLEEDLLNPSEPTVSTKEAAPLPDSLSESSVDSEEIAEETTEEEELLEVPESAEEVPEDDVEKQADEAESAKESQVLLESPKAFAVHEKEPDEDVVEGEAELERENKEGADEDDESTVVEPEIQKNCANDVEHQEAGGRTGSLEPEKDETSADERESTAVDAENVPESTPTVRDDVWTSAETTGEPELSTVSPVLESPLLHSQLSSASVSPVEQEEDVSGEPQEVSSGKIQGVSEQQALETPTKEPMRILEVRPRFTIAPAWQRSLASGGAQEQTQAISLVLPETNASNGSPQTTELIKPARAQSSPTLPVQRETPPENPFGVRLRKTPVLRRYGLDGESPWTPTQTESSAAQETQEHEQSDRKPILPKKPDLLADTVMSVRKIPDAVGRISVGGTDSPSWISVARQKQRNFIESSPENSPEKLPAQGDSTESLSNPVAKEQPARPCSPLQVFCSLELSNTSPVEKESKRITIPSTAPLAQDEPPWLALAKKKAKAWSEMPQIVQ is encoded by the exons TGATTGTGACATCATGGCCTCAGGATCTCCAGACGTCACAGTCACTACTGAACAGCCAGAAGCAGCAGAAGAGTGTTCAG GGAAAAAGAAGTCCAAATTCCAGACGTTCAagaatttttttgtaaagaaaaagagGAAGGAAAGTCCCGCACCATCGAGTGAAAGTGGTTTAAAGGCCAGTCAATCAAGTGATGACGTCAACACCTCAGAGCCAACCATCAGCCATGCCAACAGCGACAATGACTGCGG ATCCAAGATCAACATGGGAAGCAAGACCATGTCACATGATAGTGTCTTCGTGTCTGATTCGCCCTCATCAGAGACTCGTGAGGGTCTGGGGGAATCCCAAGACGGCATTCATGGGAAAGTGAAGTCTCTGCAG CTGCAGTTGAAGCAGGCGATTCGTCTGGGCTCTCCGCCATCACTCCAGAGCGGGAGGAAAGGAGAGGACACAGGGGCTCTTTCTGAAGATGATGGTCTTCCCTGCAGCACTGTGCTGGCCACACCTCTTCACTCA TCGGTGGATTTGACCCAGAGTTCCTTGAGCATTGAGGCTTCAGAGAGTGAAGATGATCAG ATGTCTTGTGAAGCTTCTTCGAGACCCGGCACACCTCAGGGCTCTGTCCCCGCAGACTTCAGTTTGCCCGCCAGTTCTGTCTCCTGCTTAGACAGCTCAGCTGCCCGTCACCGCATCGCTGTCAAAGCCAGCGCTTGTGCCAAGAGAAAGCCTGTCAGC AGACAAATGTTGGTCAAGAGAAGAGACCTGAGGGAAAGAGTGCTGCTCAGAGACACAGAGGATAAACTACGGATGATGGTCACAACTATTGAAGAAGAACATAAAG ATTTGCCCGGAGAACAGGTGAATGATTCAGACCGCGAGTCATTTGCTTCTGAACAGGAGGAAGAGGACGTGAGCGACTCCAGCCAGTGTCAAAAAACCTCTCCAACATCCTCCATCTCAGCTGGAGACATCTCTGAAGAAGAGGAACACGTTCCTGGCGAGGATCACATCCCCAAGTATGAGATCCCAGAATCCTCTTGGGAGAGTCCAGTAACTCTTGAGCTGCAGGCCGAAGACTTCCTGTTGGACACAGGATGTGAGGTCGTTCCTGAGGAGCGGGGGTCATTGCTGGAGGAAGTGTTGAGCTCCCTGAAGAGCCCTCTAGTGTCAGGACTAGCACTGGAGCATGAGAACATGCTTCTTCAGAGTGAG GTGCAAGACATAAGTGGTGAGAGCGTAGCTGCTCAGCTTGAggaggatcttctcaatccctCAGAGCCTACGGTGAGCACAAAGGAAGCGGCTCCTCTGCCTGACTCGCTTTCTGAATCATCTGTGGATTCAGAGGAGATCGCGGAGGAGACCACGGAGGAggaggagctgctggaggtgcCAGAGTCTGCTGAGGAAGTGCCTGAAGATGATGTGGAGAAACAAGCAGATGAGGCTGAGAGTGCCAAAGAGAGCCAAGTGTTATTAGAATCGCCAAAAGCCTTCGCAGTACACGAGAAAGAACCAGATGAAGATGTTGTTGAGGGTGAAGCTGAATTggagagagaaaacaaagagGGTGCGGATGAAGATGATGAGTCGACGGTGGTGGAACCTGAGATTCAGAAGAACTGTGCAAATGATGTTGAACATCAAGAGGCTGGAGGTCGGACAGGTTCTCTAGAGCCTGAGAAAGATGAGACTTCAGCCGATGAAAGAGAATCAACTGCGGTCGATGCTGAGAACGTTCCTGAATCCACTCCCACAGTCAGAGATGACGTCTGGACTTCAGCAGAAACCACCGGTGAGCCTGAACTTTCTACAGTGTCCCCTGTGCTGGAGAGTCCACTTCTCCATTCTCAGCTCTCCAGTGCATCGGTGTCTCCTGTAGAGCAGGAAGAGGATGTGTCTGGGGAGCCTCAGGAAGTGTCTTCAGGAAAAATTCAGGGTGTTTCTGAGCAGCAAGCTCTGGAGACACCTACAAAAGAGCCCATGAGAATCCTTGAGGTCCGTCCTCGGTTCACCATCGCCCCTGCTTGGCAAAGGTCATTGGCTTCTGGAGGCGCCCAAGAGCAGACCCAGGCCATCTCACTGGTGCTACCAGAAACGAATGCTTCTAATGGATCTCCCCAAACAACTGAACTCATTAAACCAGCCCGAGCTCAGAGTTCCCCAACACTTCCTGTGCAGAGAGAGACGCCCCCAGAGAACCCGTTTGGAGTGCGCTTGAGAAAGACTCCGGTCCTGCGCCGCTATGGTTTAGATGGAGAATCGCCTTGGACCCCCACTCAAACAGAGTCTTCAGCGGCGCAGGAGACCCAGGAGCACGAGCAAAGCGACAGGAAGCCCATCCTACCAAAGAAGCCTGATCTGCTGGCTGACACCGTGATGTCCGTCAGGAAGATCCCAG ACGCAGTGGGGAGAATCTCTGTTGGTGGCACTGATTCTCCGAGCTGGATCTCTGTGGCCAGACAGAAACAGAGGAACTTCATCGAGAGCTCACCTGAAAACTCTCCAGAGAAACTTCCCGCGCAG GGGGATTCAACGGAGAGTTTATCAAATCCAGTCGCCAAAGAGCAACCGGCACGGCCGTGTTCACCTTTACAAG